One genomic window of Futiania mangrovi includes the following:
- the thpD gene encoding ectoine hydroxylase produces the protein MQHVEDLYPTRKDGREHIIDRRDPVIWGEPEADLPSGLPEDRLKQFARDGYLVVPDVFSQDEVALMQAELDRLAADRDVRAREEAVLEPDSEIVRSLFAPHRFSPLFDRVARDRRLTDPIRQMLADDLYLHHARVNVKPAFDGRSFAWHSDFETWHAEDGLPRMRAVTGWIMLTENTPSNGPLMLIPGSHKIFVGCPGETPDDHYKTSLRRQKLGVPHADTLREMARKGGIAGAYGKPGTVVFHECNTLHGSPDNMSPWDRRNLMFVYNAWSNRPVGKPFSARKPRPAFLSERPDAPLVPAEGPLAQA, from the coding sequence ATGCAACATGTCGAGGATCTGTACCCGACCCGCAAGGACGGCCGGGAACACATCATCGACCGCCGCGACCCCGTCATCTGGGGCGAACCCGAAGCGGACCTGCCCAGTGGGCTGCCGGAGGACCGGCTGAAGCAATTCGCGCGCGACGGCTACCTCGTGGTGCCGGACGTCTTTTCACAAGACGAGGTGGCGCTGATGCAGGCCGAGCTTGACCGCCTCGCCGCCGACCGGGACGTACGCGCCCGCGAGGAAGCGGTGCTCGAGCCCGACAGCGAGATCGTGCGCTCGCTCTTCGCCCCGCACCGGTTCAGCCCACTCTTCGACCGCGTGGCGCGGGACCGGCGGCTCACCGACCCGATCCGGCAGATGCTGGCGGACGATCTGTACCTCCACCACGCGCGGGTGAACGTGAAGCCCGCCTTCGACGGGCGCAGCTTCGCCTGGCATTCGGATTTCGAGACCTGGCACGCCGAGGACGGCTTGCCCCGGATGCGCGCGGTCACCGGCTGGATCATGCTGACGGAGAACACGCCGTCGAACGGTCCGCTGATGCTCATTCCCGGCAGTCACAAGATCTTCGTCGGCTGCCCGGGCGAGACGCCGGACGACCACTACAAGACCTCGCTGCGCCGCCAGAAGCTGGGCGTGCCGCATGCCGACACGCTCAGGGAAATGGCTCGCAAGGGAGGCATCGCGGGCGCTTACGGCAAGCCCGGCACCGTGGTCTTTCACGAATGCAACACGTTGCACGGCTCACCCGACAACATGTCGCCCTGGGACCGGCGCAACCTGATGTTCGTCTACAATGCCTGGTCCAACCGGCCCGTGGGCAAGCCCTTCTCGGCGCGCAAGCCGCGGCCCGCGTTCCTCAGCGAACGTCCGGACGCGCCGCTCGTGCCCGCAGAGGGACCGCTGGCGCAGGCCTGA
- a CDS encoding c-type cytochrome → MTVSRTILAAALAALVAGPALADGDAAKGEKVFNKCKACHMVGENAKNRVGPELNGIVGAEIASVDGFKYSDAFQSKKAEGLVWTEDNLDAYLADPRGFIPKNKMGFAGLKKEDDREDVIAYLKQFQ, encoded by the coding sequence ATGACCGTCAGCAGGACGATACTTGCCGCCGCGCTCGCCGCGCTCGTTGCCGGGCCGGCGCTTGCCGACGGCGATGCCGCCAAGGGCGAGAAGGTGTTCAACAAGTGCAAGGCCTGCCACATGGTCGGCGAAAATGCGAAGAACCGGGTGGGGCCGGAGCTTAACGGAATCGTCGGGGCCGAGATCGCGTCGGTCGACGGCTTCAAGTATTCGGATGCCTTCCAGTCGAAGAAGGCGGAAGGCCTCGTGTGGACGGAAGATAACCTCGACGCCTACCTCGCCGATCCGCGGGGGTTCATTCCGAAGAACAAGATGGGCTTTGCAGGCCTCAAGAAGGAAGACGACCGCGAGGACGTCATCGCCTATCTGAAGCAGTTCCAGTGA
- a CDS encoding HPF/RaiA family ribosome-associated protein: METPLQITFKNTDPSPAVEARIREKAARLERFYDRITSCRVTVEAPDKHHRKGGLFRVMVDLGVPGNEIVVGGTGPQNHAHEDVYVALRDSFEAAERALKAHARKMRGDVKAHDVPDHGRVASLFDDHGFVAMAGGPEVYFHRNAVTDGSFDKLSVGDEVRIVVAEKEGVAGPQASAITPVGKHHIVDR; encoded by the coding sequence ATGGAAACGCCGCTTCAGATCACCTTCAAGAACACCGATCCCTCACCGGCGGTCGAGGCTCGCATCCGGGAGAAGGCCGCGCGGCTGGAGCGTTTCTACGACCGCATCACGAGTTGCCGCGTGACCGTGGAAGCGCCCGACAAGCATCACCGAAAGGGTGGCCTGTTCCGCGTCATGGTCGACCTGGGCGTGCCCGGCAACGAGATCGTCGTCGGGGGAACGGGGCCGCAGAACCACGCGCACGAGGACGTCTATGTCGCCCTCCGCGACAGTTTCGAGGCGGCCGAGCGCGCGTTGAAGGCCCACGCCCGCAAGATGCGCGGCGACGTGAAGGCGCACGACGTCCCCGATCATGGCCGCGTCGCAAGCCTGTTCGACGATCACGGATTCGTCGCGATGGCCGGCGGGCCGGAGGTCTATTTCCATCGCAACGCGGTCACGGACGGCAGCTTCGACAAGCTGTCGGTCGGCGACGAGGTGCGCATCGTCGTCGCCGAGAAGGAGGGCGTCGCCGGGCCCCAGGCGAGCGCGATCACGCCCGTCGGGAAGCATCACATCGTCGACCGCTAG
- the acsA gene encoding acetate--CoA ligase, with protein sequence MPWEPIDKRPDADAVAPNLDDYDRVRASFEWEDARAALGLAPGGPVNIAHAAVDRHVNAGRGDRLALRWLGRAGEVRDFTYADLARESARFARLLTDLGVRRGDVVFSLLGRVPELYLAVLGTLKMGAVYSPLFSAFGPEPVRSRMEIGGARVLVTTRTFYERKVAPWRDALPGLEHVLLTDAEGDPPPGTRDLHALLADTPADVETAETGAEDLALLHFTSGTTGKPKGAMHVHEAVVAHHATGRFALDLHEGDIFWCTADPGWVTGTSYGIVSPLTVGCTMIVDQAEFDAERWYATLQDQKVTVWYTAPTAIRMLMKIGGELPARFDLSRLRFLASVGEPLNPEAVVWSNRVFGRPFHDNWWQTETGGIMIANYASATVKPGSMGRPLPGIEAAVVERRDDGTVALLDTPMAVGELALKRGWPSMFRGYLNQQARYEKAFAGIWYLTEDLVQRDGDGYFWFVGRADDMIKSAGHLIGPFEVESALMEHEAVAEAGVIGVPDERMGEAVKAFVALKPGFEDTETLRRDLLAHARKRLGPAVAPREIAVRPGLPKTRSGKIMRRLLKARELGLPEGDTSTLEENGR encoded by the coding sequence ATGCCGTGGGAGCCGATTGACAAGCGGCCGGATGCCGATGCCGTCGCGCCCAATCTGGACGACTACGACCGCGTGCGCGCGTCGTTCGAGTGGGAGGATGCGCGCGCCGCGCTGGGTCTCGCCCCTGGCGGGCCGGTCAACATCGCACATGCTGCCGTCGACCGGCATGTGAACGCGGGACGGGGCGACCGTCTCGCGCTCCGCTGGCTCGGCCGCGCCGGCGAGGTCCGCGACTTCACCTATGCCGATCTTGCCCGCGAATCCGCCCGCTTCGCGCGGCTCCTGACGGACCTGGGCGTACGCCGCGGCGACGTCGTCTTTTCACTGCTGGGCCGGGTGCCGGAGCTTTATCTCGCGGTGCTCGGCACGCTGAAGATGGGCGCGGTCTACTCCCCCCTCTTCTCCGCCTTCGGGCCGGAGCCCGTCCGCTCCCGCATGGAGATCGGGGGCGCGCGCGTCCTCGTCACCACCCGCACCTTCTACGAGCGCAAGGTGGCCCCCTGGCGCGATGCGCTGCCGGGCCTGGAACACGTCCTGCTGACCGACGCGGAGGGCGACCCGCCGCCCGGCACGCGCGACCTGCACGCCCTGCTCGCCGACACGCCTGCCGACGTCGAGACCGCGGAGACGGGGGCGGAAGATCTTGCACTGCTGCACTTCACCAGCGGCACGACCGGCAAGCCCAAGGGCGCCATGCACGTGCACGAGGCGGTCGTCGCGCACCATGCGACGGGGCGGTTCGCGCTCGACCTGCACGAGGGCGACATCTTCTGGTGCACCGCCGATCCCGGATGGGTCACCGGCACCTCCTACGGCATCGTCTCGCCGCTGACCGTGGGCTGCACCATGATCGTCGACCAGGCGGAGTTCGATGCCGAACGCTGGTACGCCACGCTGCAGGACCAGAAGGTCACCGTCTGGTACACCGCACCGACCGCGATCCGCATGCTGATGAAGATCGGTGGCGAGTTGCCTGCGCGCTTCGACCTTTCCCGCCTGCGGTTCCTTGCCAGCGTGGGAGAACCCTTGAACCCGGAAGCCGTGGTCTGGAGCAATCGTGTCTTCGGCCGGCCCTTCCACGACAATTGGTGGCAGACGGAGACGGGCGGCATCATGATCGCCAACTACGCCTCCGCGACCGTGAAGCCGGGCTCGATGGGCCGTCCGCTTCCGGGCATCGAGGCCGCCGTCGTGGAGCGCCGCGACGACGGGACGGTTGCCCTGCTCGACACGCCGATGGCGGTCGGCGAACTGGCCCTGAAGCGCGGCTGGCCCTCCATGTTCCGCGGCTATCTGAACCAGCAGGCGCGCTACGAGAAGGCCTTCGCGGGCATTTGGTACCTGACCGAGGATCTCGTCCAGCGCGACGGGGACGGCTATTTCTGGTTCGTCGGACGCGCCGACGACATGATCAAGTCCGCCGGCCACCTGATCGGGCCGTTCGAGGTCGAAAGCGCCCTCATGGAGCACGAGGCGGTCGCGGAAGCAGGCGTCATCGGCGTGCCCGACGAACGCATGGGCGAGGCGGTGAAGGCGTTCGTGGCGCTGAAGCCCGGGTTCGAGGACACCGAAACGCTGCGCCGCGACCTGCTGGCACATGCGCGCAAGCGTCTCGGCCCCGCGGTCGCCCCGCGCGAGATCGCGGTGCGCCCCGGCCTGCCCAAGACCCGCAGCGGCAAGATCATGCGCCGCCTTCTCAAGGCCCGCGAACTGGGCCTGCCCGAGGGCGACACGTCCACGCTTGAGGAGAACGGCCGATGA
- the pdhA gene encoding pyruvate dehydrogenase (acetyl-transferring) E1 component subunit alpha produces the protein MTGAGTKVHLTREHGLALLAQMLRIRRFEERCAELYTQEKIRGFLHLYIGEEAVATGVMETLTPEDRIVATYREHGHALARGISMNAVMAEMYGKAAGCSRGRGGSMHLFDRETNFYGGNAIVGGGLPMAVGLALADRMQDRAALTCCFFGEGAAAEGEFHESMNLAALWKLPVLFVCENNLYAMGTRLDLSEAETDIAAKARGYAMPAEAVDGMDVVAVEAAARRLGTEIREGGGPRFLECRTYRFRAHSMFDPQLYRTKEEVEAWTERDPIARLRAWLEEVRYLHAGDLDRIEAETADEVEAAVAFAEAAEWEPVEDLMTDVGAEART, from the coding sequence ATGACCGGCGCAGGCACGAAGGTCCATCTCACGCGCGAGCACGGGCTCGCCCTCCTCGCACAAATGCTGCGCATCCGCCGGTTCGAGGAACGCTGCGCGGAGCTTTACACGCAGGAGAAGATCCGCGGCTTCCTGCACCTCTACATCGGTGAGGAAGCGGTCGCGACCGGCGTGATGGAGACGCTCACGCCCGAGGACCGCATCGTCGCCACCTATCGGGAGCACGGGCACGCGCTGGCGCGCGGCATCTCCATGAACGCCGTCATGGCGGAGATGTACGGCAAGGCCGCGGGCTGCAGCCGGGGGCGCGGCGGCTCCATGCACCTGTTCGACCGGGAGACGAACTTCTACGGCGGCAACGCCATCGTCGGCGGCGGTCTGCCGATGGCCGTGGGCCTCGCGCTCGCCGACCGGATGCAGGACCGCGCGGCGCTCACCTGCTGCTTCTTCGGGGAGGGCGCGGCGGCGGAAGGCGAGTTCCACGAGAGCATGAACCTCGCCGCGCTCTGGAAATTGCCGGTCCTCTTCGTCTGCGAGAACAATCTCTACGCCATGGGCACGCGCCTCGACCTCAGCGAGGCGGAGACCGACATCGCCGCCAAGGCGCGCGGCTACGCCATGCCGGCGGAGGCCGTCGACGGCATGGACGTGGTCGCGGTGGAAGCGGCCGCGCGCCGTCTCGGCACGGAAATACGCGAGGGCGGCGGCCCGCGCTTCCTCGAATGCCGCACCTACCGGTTCCGCGCGCACTCCATGTTCGACCCGCAGCTTTACCGCACGAAGGAGGAGGTCGAGGCCTGGACCGAACGCGATCCCATCGCGCGCCTGCGCGCCTGGCTGGAGGAGGTCCGCTACCTGCACGCGGGCGACCTCGACCGGATCGAGGCGGAGACCGCGGACGAGGTGGAGGCCGCCGTCGCTTTTGCCGAGGCCGCCGAGTGGGAACCCGTCGAGGACCTGATGACCGACGTCGGCGCGGAGGCACGCACATGA
- a CDS encoding alpha-ketoacid dehydrogenase subunit beta produces MSVTTYREAVRAAIREAMQKDERVFLMGEDVGHYGGCYAVSKGLLEEFGPERIRDTPLSESAFTGAGIAAAMAGMRPIVEVMTVNFSLLALDQIMNTAATIRHMSGGQFRCPVVIRMATGAGRQLAAQHSHSLEGWYAHIPGIRVLAPATLEDARGMLWTALDDPDPVLIFENALLYNMEGELADDAGAVDIDRAAIRREGHDITLLTYGGSLGKTLAAAEQLEGDGISAEVIDLRTLRPLDEGTILASVARTRRAIVVDEGWRTGSLAAEVSARIMEGAFWELDAPVGRVCSAEVPIPYAQHLEAAAIPQVPGIVAAARAAMGR; encoded by the coding sequence ATGAGCGTCACCACCTACCGCGAGGCCGTGCGCGCCGCCATCCGGGAGGCCATGCAGAAGGACGAGCGCGTCTTCCTCATGGGCGAGGACGTGGGCCACTATGGCGGCTGCTACGCCGTCAGCAAGGGCCTGCTGGAGGAGTTCGGGCCCGAGCGCATCCGCGACACGCCGCTGTCGGAATCGGCCTTTACCGGTGCCGGCATCGCCGCCGCGATGGCGGGGATGCGGCCCATCGTCGAGGTGATGACGGTCAACTTCTCGCTGCTCGCACTCGACCAGATCATGAATACGGCCGCCACGATCCGCCACATGTCAGGCGGGCAGTTCCGTTGCCCCGTGGTGATCCGCATGGCGACGGGCGCGGGCCGCCAACTCGCCGCCCAGCACTCCCACAGTCTCGAAGGCTGGTATGCCCACATCCCCGGCATCCGGGTGCTCGCGCCCGCGACACTGGAAGATGCACGCGGGATGCTGTGGACCGCTCTCGATGACCCCGACCCGGTGCTGATCTTCGAGAACGCGCTCCTTTACAACATGGAGGGCGAACTGGCCGACGACGCGGGCGCGGTGGACATCGACCGGGCCGCGATCCGGAGGGAGGGACACGATATCACGCTCCTCACCTATGGCGGGTCCCTGGGCAAGACGCTCGCCGCCGCGGAACAGCTTGAGGGCGACGGCATCTCGGCGGAGGTGATCGACCTGCGCACGCTCCGCCCCCTGGACGAGGGCACGATCCTCGCGTCGGTCGCCCGCACGCGCCGCGCGATCGTCGTCGACGAGGGCTGGCGGACGGGAAGCCTCGCCGCCGAGGTCTCGGCCCGCATCATGGAAGGCGCGTTCTGGGAGCTGGATGCGCCCGTCGGCCGGGTCTGCAGCGCCGAGGTTCCCATCCCCTACGCCCAGCACCTGGAGGCTGCGGCGATCCCGCAGGTCCCCGGCATCGTGGCCGCCGCGCGCGCGGCGATGGGGCGGTGA
- a CDS encoding dihydrolipoamide acetyltransferase family protein — protein sequence MAEFRMPSLGADMEAGTLVEWLKKPGEKVARGDVIAVVETQKGAIEVECFETGTLAEYLVEPGAKVPVGTPLARIETESERHEEPRPATPKPEAAEPAQAPKPAAPKPEPEPQVPPPSPTPERARRRVSPAARKIARERGIDLSGIEGSGPGGAVVSADLPEAAARPAASAPRGRLDLGEMRKAIAAAMARSKREIPHYYLAHDIDLTAAETWLARTNGARTPEDRLLMGVLLVKAVARALARFPEFNGTWEDAAFRPGEGIHVGVAIAIRGGGLIAPAIRDADGLSLDDLMAHLRDLVARVRSGALRSSELGGATATVSSLGDRGVGTLYGVIYPPQVALIGFGRPSPRPWAVGEALAVRTVLTATLAADHRASDGHRGALLLREIDTLLQDPEAL from the coding sequence ATGGCCGAGTTCCGGATGCCCTCGCTCGGCGCCGACATGGAGGCCGGCACGCTTGTCGAATGGCTGAAGAAGCCCGGCGAGAAGGTCGCGCGCGGCGACGTGATCGCGGTCGTCGAGACGCAGAAGGGCGCGATCGAGGTCGAGTGCTTCGAGACCGGCACGCTGGCCGAATACCTCGTCGAGCCCGGCGCCAAGGTGCCCGTCGGCACGCCGCTCGCCCGCATCGAGACGGAGAGCGAAAGGCACGAAGAACCCCGCCCCGCGACCCCGAAGCCCGAGGCAGCCGAACCGGCGCAAGCGCCCAAGCCTGCGGCCCCGAAGCCAGAACCCGAACCCCAAGTCCCACCGCCATCGCCCACCCCCGAGAGAGCCCGCCGCCGCGTCTCGCCCGCCGCACGCAAGATCGCGCGCGAGCGCGGCATCGACCTCTCAGGCATCGAGGGCAGCGGACCGGGCGGCGCCGTCGTCTCCGCCGACCTTCCCGAGGCCGCCGCGAGGCCCGCAGCATCCGCGCCCCGCGGACGCCTCGACCTCGGCGAGATGCGCAAGGCCATTGCCGCAGCCATGGCGCGCTCGAAACGGGAAATACCGCACTATTACCTCGCCCACGACATCGACCTGACCGCCGCGGAGACCTGGCTTGCCCGGACGAACGGCGCCCGCACGCCGGAAGACCGCCTGCTGATGGGCGTGCTGCTCGTCAAGGCCGTGGCCCGCGCGCTCGCCCGCTTTCCGGAGTTCAACGGGACGTGGGAGGACGCCGCGTTCCGCCCCGGCGAGGGCATCCACGTCGGCGTGGCCATCGCCATTCGCGGCGGCGGCCTGATCGCGCCCGCGATCCGGGACGCCGACGGCCTCTCCCTCGACGATCTCATGGCGCATCTGCGCGACCTCGTGGCGCGCGTCCGCTCGGGCGCCCTGCGCAGTTCCGAGCTTGGCGGCGCGACCGCGACGGTTTCCAGCCTCGGCGACCGGGGCGTTGGCACGCTCTACGGCGTCATCTACCCGCCGCAGGTCGCGCTGATCGGCTTCGGCCGGCCGTCCCCGCGGCCCTGGGCGGTCGGGGAGGCGCTCGCCGTGCGCACCGTGCTCACCGCCACGCTCGCCGCCGACCACCGGGCGAGCGACGGCCACCGCGGCGCGCTGCTGCTGCGCGAGATCGACACGCTGCTGCAAGACCCGGAGGCCCTGTGA
- a CDS encoding acyl carrier protein: MTRDEIRTAVVEEVSAIAPDADLAALDPSADMREAIDLDSMDVLNLLIALHKRLGIDIPEEDAGQLVTLGGAVDYLAARAG, from the coding sequence ATGACCCGCGACGAGATCCGCACCGCCGTCGTGGAGGAGGTCTCTGCCATCGCGCCCGATGCAGACCTCGCGGCGCTCGACCCCTCCGCCGACATGCGCGAGGCGATCGACCTCGACTCCATGGACGTGCTGAACCTGCTGATCGCGCTGCACAAGCGCCTCGGCATCGACATCCCGGAAGAGGACGCGGGCCAGCTCGTCACGCTCGGCGGTGCCGTCGACTATCTCGCGGCGCGCGCCGGCTGA
- a CDS encoding YqaA family protein produces the protein MTASLLGGLFLAAFAAATVLPAQSEGLLVALLLAGHEPWVLVAVASVGNTLGSSVNWLLGRGIERFRDRPWFPASEAGLARAQRWYHRYGKWSLLLSWMPIVGDPLTVIAGLMRERFSVFLLLVAVAKTGRYLALAAVTLSVV, from the coding sequence ATGACCGCAAGCCTGCTCGGCGGCCTGTTCCTCGCGGCCTTTGCCGCCGCGACCGTTCTGCCGGCACAGTCCGAAGGGCTGCTGGTCGCGCTACTGCTCGCGGGGCACGAGCCGTGGGTTCTGGTGGCGGTGGCGAGCGTCGGGAACACGCTCGGCTCCAGCGTGAACTGGCTCCTGGGGCGCGGGATCGAGCGGTTCCGCGACCGCCCCTGGTTCCCGGCGAGCGAGGCGGGCCTCGCGCGCGCCCAGCGCTGGTATCATCGCTATGGGAAATGGTCGCTGCTGCTGAGCTGGATGCCCATTGTCGGCGACCCGCTGACCGTGATCGCGGGCTTGATGCGGGAGCGTTTCTCCGTCTTCCTGCTGCTCGTCGCCGTCGCCAAGACCGGCCGCTACCTCGCCCTCGCCGCCGTTACGCTCAGCGTGGTGTGA
- a CDS encoding DUF6161 domain-containing protein produces MAEKRYNIHYKTIKPVEFSSKSAAKSYLESERELWRPLQEAVAEKNELRSIQTRNHTSALEGFDQVFDRLLKACENVDDFNRKTATLYQGEILPPPSSSTEGILILGLLKAGRKDDAIHAFIYFVARNYTINYQNQTFIKDAFENGKILHTAAHAAAALAPATPMSKRLNEALRSAKANAEALDEEVATAQTINKEHAQALERLRDHWKRRAKRIEAIIVRRERQRRSRYDSWLANIDDEVAKRFERAEKRLAALDRANKTKQEERQAEFDRLLDLFHTQLRSRAPAKLWSDRAAAHIKKANHSRWVFLGGTAAAVLIGIMIPYCFGDYIAQSFFTLSCDQATPPVCTRVFSAKGPLTVAGLLLVMSLVMWALRLTYKIYLSERHLALDASEKEAFAQTFLAIKEGANVDAQNEAIVLASLFRPTQDGIIKDDEGAIDFSAAAIIARQLGKGTP; encoded by the coding sequence ATGGCCGAAAAGAGATACAATATACACTACAAGACAATCAAGCCAGTTGAGTTCTCCAGCAAATCGGCGGCGAAATCCTACCTGGAGTCTGAGCGAGAACTGTGGCGACCACTGCAGGAAGCCGTAGCAGAGAAAAATGAGCTCCGCTCGATTCAAACTCGAAACCACACATCCGCGCTTGAGGGATTTGATCAGGTTTTTGATAGGCTTCTGAAAGCTTGTGAGAACGTGGATGACTTTAACAGAAAAACAGCCACCCTCTACCAAGGAGAAATACTCCCACCCCCATCCTCATCAACAGAAGGAATTTTGATACTAGGCCTCTTAAAAGCCGGAAGGAAAGATGATGCAATTCATGCATTTATATACTTTGTCGCTAGAAATTATACAATAAATTACCAGAACCAAACATTTATCAAAGACGCCTTCGAGAACGGCAAGATACTGCACACTGCTGCCCACGCAGCAGCGGCCCTGGCCCCTGCAACGCCAATGTCGAAGCGGCTGAACGAGGCATTGCGCTCAGCCAAGGCGAATGCCGAGGCGCTCGACGAAGAGGTCGCAACAGCACAGACAATCAACAAGGAACATGCTCAGGCCCTGGAGCGTTTGCGCGACCACTGGAAGCGCCGCGCCAAAAGGATCGAAGCCATTATCGTTCGTCGCGAGCGACAGAGAAGGTCACGGTACGACTCTTGGCTTGCGAACATCGATGACGAGGTTGCCAAACGCTTTGAGCGTGCAGAGAAGCGCCTGGCTGCCCTCGACCGCGCCAACAAAACCAAACAGGAAGAGCGGCAAGCCGAATTTGATCGCCTGCTCGACCTCTTTCACACCCAACTTCGCTCGCGCGCTCCGGCAAAACTCTGGAGCGATCGAGCGGCTGCCCATATCAAGAAAGCAAATCATTCTCGTTGGGTTTTCTTGGGTGGAACGGCGGCTGCAGTCTTAATTGGGATCATGATCCCATACTGCTTCGGCGACTATATAGCACAGAGCTTCTTCACACTTAGCTGCGATCAGGCGACGCCTCCTGTCTGCACGCGGGTCTTTTCAGCAAAAGGACCGCTGACCGTTGCGGGACTTCTGCTTGTCATGTCGCTGGTCATGTGGGCCTTGCGCTTGACCTACAAGATCTATCTGAGCGAACGGCACCTCGCCTTGGATGCGAGCGAGAAGGAGGCGTTCGCGCAAACTTTTCTCGCCATAAAGGAGGGAGCGAACGTCGATGCTCAGAACGAGGCAATCGTTCTGGCGTCACTCTTCCGTCCCACGCAGGATGGAATCATAAAGGATGATGAAGGGGCAATCGACTTCTCGGCGGCTGCGATAATCGCGAGGCAGCTTGGGAAGGGCACTCCTTAA
- a CDS encoding YbaK/EbsC family protein has translation MSSGPERFAERARALGFEAEVHVLDASTRTAAEAAEACGCAVSQIVKSLVFETGEGALVLLLVSGANQVDAAAFRARTGHDLSRADVKRVRAEAGFAIGGVPPFGHDAPLRTFIDGTLQGIGPLWAAAGAPNAVFPVTFDDLVRVSGGEICKVC, from the coding sequence ATGAGTTCAGGACCCGAACGCTTCGCCGAACGCGCCCGCGCGCTGGGCTTCGAGGCGGAGGTGCATGTCCTCGACGCCTCCACCCGCACGGCGGCGGAAGCGGCGGAGGCCTGCGGCTGCGCGGTCTCCCAGATCGTCAAGTCGCTGGTGTTCGAGACGGGGGAGGGCGCGCTGGTGCTGCTGCTCGTCTCCGGCGCGAACCAGGTGGACGCGGCGGCGTTCCGGGCGCGCACGGGCCACGATCTTTCCCGCGCGGACGTCAAGCGCGTGCGCGCGGAGGCGGGCTTCGCCATCGGCGGCGTGCCGCCCTTCGGTCACGACGCGCCCTTGCGCACCTTCATCGACGGGACGTTGCAGGGGATCGGCCCGCTGTGGGCCGCAGCCGGCGCGCCGAACGCGGTCTTCCCCGTCACCTTCGACGACCTCGTGCGCGTCTCCGGCGGCGAGATCTGCAAGGTGTGCTAG
- a CDS encoding MFS transporter, with amino-acid sequence MRGIGVPEDVTRLAPGTRGFVAALGIGQICSWGSLYYSFPQIAEGMGRELGWSRPDLYGAITLGLALSGLAAYPVGAAIDRGHGRAVMTGGSLLAGLLLIAWSQVETLWLFYAVFAGIGCLQAAVLYEPAFAVISRRMGAGRARAGITALTLWGGFASTVFIPLIEVLMGWWGWRGALVALGGVNIAICAGLYASMIDAGRDAPAPPPAAGAAAPLAGRRAVARAMRTPVFWALAVVFVAYTATFSAFTFHLYPLLLERGLDAAGAVTVMAVIGPAQVAGRFGIWIFGPRATVRSIGCVAVVVFAGAMIALAVLEPGLVSAAAIAALYGAANGVFTIVRGLAVPEMLTRDAYGAINGALLAPSLVAKAAAPLAVAYLWQASGTYGAVLAALVAGALILLTAFWAAAAFAIRAGKREQPPV; translated from the coding sequence ATGCGCGGCATCGGCGTTCCGGAAGATGTGACCCGCCTTGCGCCCGGCACCCGCGGCTTCGTCGCCGCGCTGGGGATCGGGCAGATCTGCTCCTGGGGCAGTCTCTATTACAGCTTCCCGCAGATCGCGGAGGGCATGGGGCGCGAGCTGGGCTGGTCGCGGCCGGATCTCTATGGCGCGATCACGCTCGGCCTCGCGCTGTCGGGGCTTGCAGCCTATCCGGTGGGCGCGGCCATCGACCGGGGACATGGGCGCGCGGTGATGACGGGCGGATCGCTGCTGGCGGGGCTGCTGCTGATCGCGTGGTCGCAGGTTGAAACGCTCTGGCTCTTCTACGCGGTGTTCGCAGGGATCGGCTGCCTGCAGGCGGCGGTGCTCTACGAGCCGGCGTTCGCGGTCATCTCGCGGCGCATGGGGGCGGGGCGCGCGCGGGCGGGAATCACCGCGCTGACGCTGTGGGGCGGGTTCGCGAGCACGGTCTTCATCCCGCTCATCGAGGTGCTCATGGGCTGGTGGGGCTGGCGCGGCGCGCTGGTGGCGCTGGGCGGGGTCAATATCGCGATCTGCGCGGGGCTCTATGCGTCCATGATCGATGCAGGCAGGGACGCGCCCGCGCCGCCGCCCGCCGCGGGGGCCGCAGCACCGCTGGCGGGACGCCGCGCAGTCGCGCGGGCGATGCGCACGCCCGTGTTCTGGGCGCTGGCGGTGGTCTTCGTGGCCTACACGGCGACCTTTTCCGCCTTCACCTTCCACCTCTATCCGCTGCTGCTGGAGCGCGGGCTGGACGCAGCGGGCGCGGTCACGGTCATGGCGGTGATCGGTCCGGCGCAGGTGGCCGGACGCTTCGGCATCTGGATCTTCGGTCCGCGCGCGACAGTGCGGTCGATCGGCTGCGTCGCCGTCGTCGTCTTCGCGGGCGCGATGATCGCGCTGGCGGTGCTGGAGCCGGGACTGGTCTCGGCGGCGGCGATCGCGGCGCTCTACGGAGCGGCGAACGGGGTCTTCACGATCGTCCGCGGTCTCGCCGTGCCGGAGATGCTGACGCGCGACGCCTATGGCGCGATCAACGGCGCGCTGCTCGCCCCCTCGCTGGTGGCGAAGGCGGCGGCCCCGCTGGCGGTCGCCTATCTGTGGCAGGCGTCGGGCACCTATGGTGCGGTCCTGGCGGCGCTGGTCGCCGGGGCGCTGATCCTGCTCACGGCCTTCTGGGCGGCGGCGGCGTTCGCGATTCGGGCGGGCAAGCGGGAGCAGCCGCCGGTTTGA